The DNA sequence TTGCTCGCGAATGCGGCGTGCCAGTCGACAGTTATGTGTCTGATGCACCGCATTCGCGAGCAAGCCCGCTCCCACAGGGGACGTGTTTCGTCAGACCAGGATCGAAGTACCGGTCATTTCCGCCGGCTTCTCCATCCCCAGCAACATCAGCATGGTCGGCGCCACGTCAGCCAGTACACCGCCGTCGCGGACCTTGAAGTCGCGCTTACCGACATAAATGAACGGCACCGGCTCGGTGGTGTGGGCGGTGTGGGCCTGGCCGGTGGATTCGTCTGACATTTGCTCGACGTTGCCATGGTCGGCCGTGATCAACGCTTCGCCGCCGACTTTCTCCAAGGCCTCGACGATGCGGCCCACACAGGTGTCCAGGCATTCCACGGCCTTGACCGCCGCGTCGAACACGCCGCTGTGGCCCACCATGTCGCCGTTGGCGTAGTTGACCACGATCACGTCGTAACGCTGGTTCTCAATGGCCTCGACGATGCGGTCGGTCACTTCCGGCGCGCTCATCTCTGGTTGCAGGTCGTAGGTGGCGACTTTCGGCGAGGGGATCAGGATGCGTTCTTCGCCCGGGAAGGGCTCTTCGCGGCCACCGGAGAAAAAGAACGTCACGTGGGCGTACTTTTCGGTTTCAGCGATGCGCAGTTGGGTCTTGCCGTTTTTCGCCAGGTAGTCGCCCAGCACGTTTTCCAGGCTGCCGGCGGCGAAGGCCGATGGCGCGGGGATGCTGGCCGCGTATTGGGTCAGCATGACGAAGCCGGCCAGTTTTGGCTGGCGGGCACGCTCGAATTCCTTGAAATCGTCTTCGACGAAAACGCGGGTCAGCTCGCGGGCGCGGTCGGCACGGAAGTTCATGAACACCACGGCGTCGCCGTCTTCCACTTTTACCGGCTCGCCGATGGTGGTGGCCTTGACGAACTCGTCGCTTTCGCCGCGTTCATAGGCGGCTTGCAGGCCTTCCTGGGCGGTGGCGGCGTTGAACTCGGCGCTGCCGTCGACGATCAGGTTGTAGGCCTGGGCCACGCGGTCCCAACGGTTGTCGCGGTCCATGGCGTAGTAACGGCCGACAATACTGGCGATACGGCCTTTGCCGAGGGCCTGGAAGGTGGCGTCCAGCAGCTCGATCGACGAGGTGGCGCTTTTGGGCGGCGTGTCGCGGCCATCAAGGAAAGCGTGCAGGTAGATCTTCTCGGCGCCGCGCTTGAAGGCCAGCTCGGCCATGGCAATCAGGTGATCCTGGTGGCTGTGAACGCCACCGTCGGACAGCAGACCCATGAAATGCACGGCCTTGCCGGCGGCCACGGCTTTATCCACGGCGGCGCAGATGGTCGGGTTTTCGAAGAATTCGCCGTCGCGGATCGATTTGGTCACGCGGGTGAAGTCCTGGTACACCACGCGGCCTGCGCCGAGGTTCATGTGGCCGACTTCGGAGTTGCCCATCTGCCCGTCCGGCAGGCCGACGTCCATGCCGCTGCCGGAGATCAGGCCGTTCGGCACGGAGGCCCACAGGCGGTCCAGCACAGGCTTCTTGGCCGCATACACGGCGTTGGATTCGTGGCTGTCACTGTGACCGAAGCCGTCGAGAATCATCAGGACCAAAGGTTTAGGCGTGGTAGTCATGGAATCCACTCGTGGCTGGTTAAAAGAAGACGATGGAAAAGGGACGGGCAGTTTAAAGGTAAGTTCCGACGGCGTCACCGCCGGGCGGGGTTTGGCCGGCCTTGCGTGCTGTGTATACTGGCCGACATTTTAACGCCCTGGAACCTCCTTCGATGGTTGCTCACCTGATTGAATTTGCCACTAACCACTACATTCTCGTCGGTATCTTCGTCGTACTGCTGGCGTTGCTGGTCGCCCATACGATGCAGGGCGGCGGCCGTAGCCTGAGCACTGGCGAGCTGACCGCGCTGGTCAACAAGGATGCCGGCGTGGTGGTGGATATCCGCCCGAGCAAGGATTACGCCGCTGGTCACATTGTCGGGGCGGTGAACATTCCCCAGGACAAACTGATCGCGCGTATCGGCGAACTGGAAAAACACAAGGCCAAGACGCTGATCCTGGTGGACGCCCAAGGCCAGCACGCCGGTACCCTTGCCCGCGAGTTGATGAAGTCCGGTTTCACCGCCGCCAAGCTGTCCGGTGGCGTTTCCAGTTGGAAAGCCGACAATCTGCCGCTGGTGAAGTGAGATGGCCCACGTCGTTGTCTATTCCAGCGATTACTGCCCCTATTGCTCCAGAGCCAAGTTCCTGCTCCAGAACAAAGGTGTGGCTTTCGAAGAGATCAAGGTCGACGGCAAGCCGCAACTGCGCGCCGAAATGACCCAAAAGGCCGGACGTACCTCCGTGCCGCAGATCTGGATCGGCAGCACCCACGTAGGCGGCTGCGATGATCTGTTCGCCCTGGAGCGCGCCGGCAAGCTCGACGCGCTGCTCAAGGCCTGAATTTCCCACTAAAGAACCTGAAAGTAAGAAGGATCTGCGATGACTGACCAACAGAACACAGCTGCCAGCGAAGAAGAAGCCGCACCGCAATTCTCCTTGCAGCGCATTTATGTACGTGACCTGTCCTTCGAAGCCCCGAAAAGCCCGGCGATCTTTCGCCAGCAGTGGGAACCGAGCGTAGGCCTGGACCTGAACACCCGCCAGAAGGCCCTGGAAGACGACTTCCATGAAGTGGTGCTGACCCTGTCGGTGACCGTGAAGAACGGTGACGAAGTGGCATTCATCGCCGAAGTGCAGCAGGCCGGGATCTTCCTGATCAAGAACCTGGATGCCGCTTCGATGAGCCACACCCTGGGCGCGTTTTGCCCAAACATCCTGTTCCCCTACGCCCGCGAAACCCTGGACAGCCTGGTGACCCGCGGTTCGTTCCCGGCCCTGATGCTGGCTCCGGTGAACTTCGATGCGCTGTACGCGCAAGAACTGCAGCGCATGCAGCAAGAAGGCGGCGCGACCGTTCAGTAAGTCGACGCAAACCCTGTGGGAGCGGGCTTGCCCGCGAAAGCGGTGTGTCAGGCGACATTGATGTCAACTGACACTCCCTATTCGCGAGCAAGCCCGCTCCCACATTTGTTATGGGGTGTTATTGGAACCCGTTCTGCCGCCACGCCTCATAAACCGCCACCGCCACGGTGTTGGACAGGTTCAGGCTGCGACAACCTTCGCGCATTGGTAGACGCAGGCGTTGCTCGGCGGGCAGGGCGTCCAGCACCTCGGCTGGCAGGCCTCGGCTTTCCGGACCGAACACAAACGCATCGCCGGCGACGAAACGGGCGTCATGGAACGGCCGCGAACCCTTGGTGGTGAAGGCAAACAAGCGCGGATGCCCGAGGCTTTCCAGACAACTGGCGAGGTCGGCGTGACGCTGCAAGGTGGCATACTCGTGATAGTCGAGGCCGGCACGGCGCAGGCGCTTGTCGTCCATCTCGAAGCCCAGCGGTTCGATCAAATGCAGGTGGCAGCCGCTGTTGGCGCACAGCCTGATGACGTTGCCGGTATTCGGCGGGATTTCCGGTTGAAAAAGGATGACGTGAAACATGCACGGCTCCGCAGATAAAGATGAGCGGCATTCTACGCCGCAAACCGATCAGCGTTCGAAGCTAATGCCTCGGGTGATGGGCTCTTTGGCGATCGTCGGCGTGATGGTCGGGCTGATGATCGGGCGCCTGACCACGCCCGAACCGAGCGAGTTGCAGCAGATCGAGGTGGCCGATGGGGCGTTGGTGGCCTGGTTCAACAACGAACCCAAGTTGCATGGGGAAGTCATCGATGGCTCAGTGGCGCTGTTGTTCGAAGCCGAAGGCCGGGCGCAGAAAGGCCAGCTCAAGCTCAACGGCAAGGATGTGAACTGGCGGGTGCGTTTGAGTGATAAGGGCTTGTTGCTGACGCTGGTGGCGGCGCGTCCGTTGCGGGGGGAGTGGACCGGCAGCGAGGTCGATGACCGCTGGCGGCTGGAGGTCCGTCTCCAGGAGCAATAAAAGAGGGAATCCCCGGCCTGCCTGTACCAAGGTCCCCAAAACGGGAGGGCTTGCGCTGAGCGCACGGCCCTGGTGTAAAGAAGGGAAACCTTGACCTGCCTGTATCAAGGCCCCCAAAACAGTGGGCTCGATGAGCCCGGTATAAAATGGGGAATCCCCGGCCTGCCTGTACCAAGGTCCCCGAAACTGGGTAGTGATCTAGCTATTGCAGGGGGCGTGCCAGTTTTAAATTATTTGTCACAAAAACGCTTTCTGTGACGCAAAAGCCCCGTATTCCGGGGTTTTTGCTTTTTTGTGCGATTTTTTTCGAGTTGGATCGATGGGTTTTGGCGGGTGGGGCATGTGCAATTGCGGTTCGTAGTGCATTGATGCGGTGCATGAAGCCTTTAAAAGCATCGCGAGCAAGCTCGCTCCCACAGTAATTGCGTTTCCCTTGTGGGAGCGAGCTTGCTCGCGATTGGCCCTACAGCTCAGCGAAGAACCAAGGCCTTTCAGCCCTCTTCGCCGTCATCATCATCCCCACCATCGACCTTCATCCCCAACTCCTTGATCTTGCGGGTCAAGGTGTTGCGGCCCCAGCCCAGCAGCACGGCGGCATCGCGGCGGCGGCCGGCGGTGTGTTTGAGGGCGGTTTCGATCATGATCCGCTCGAAACTCGGCACGGCGCTGTCCAGCAGGCTCGACTGGCCACGGGCCAGGGCCTGGTCGGCCCATTGGCGCAGTGCCTGTTCCCAGTTGGTCACGGGCGCCGAATCCTGCGGCAGGCTCAACAGTTCCGGCGGCAGGTCGCTGATGTGCACTTCACGACCCGAAGCCATCACCGTGATCCAGCGACAGGTGTTCTCCAGCTGGCGCACGTTGCCGGGCCACGGCAGGTTCTTGAGGTATTCCTCGGTTTCGCTCTTGAGCAGCTTGGGCTCCACCGCCAGTTCCTGGGCTGCGCGGCTGAGGAAGTGCCGGGCCAGGGTCGGGATGTCTTCGCGACGGTCGGCCATGCGCGGGATATGGATGCGGATCACGTTCAGGCGGTGGAACAAGTCTTCGCGGAATTTGCCCGCGTGAACCAGGGTTTCCAGGTTCTGGTGGGTCGCGGCAATGATGCGCACATCGACCTTGACCGGCGTATGCCCGCCCACGCGATAAAACTCGCCGTCGGCCAGCACGCGCAGCAGGCGGGTCTGGGTGTCGGCCGGCATGTCGCCGATCTCATCGAGGAACAACGTGCCGCCGTCCGCTTGTTCGAAGCGCCCGCGTCGCAGGTTGGCCGCGCCGGTGAACGCACCTTTTTCGTGACCGAACAACTCGGATTCCATCAAGTCCTTGGGAATCGCCGCCATGTTCAGCGCGATGAACGGCGATGCCGCTCGTGGACTGTGGCGATGCAGGGCATGGGCAACCAGTTCTTTACCGGTGCCCGACTCGCCGTTGATCAGCACGGTGATGTTGGAGTGGCTCAAGCGCCCGATGGCGCGAAACACTTCCTGCATCGCCGGCGCTTCGCCGATGATTTCCGGGGTACGGGCCAAGGCCGGCACCTCTTCCATGCCCTGCTGTTCCTGGGCGTGCTGGTTGGCGCGCTTGACCAGCGACACCGCTTCATCGACGTCGAACGGCTTGGGCAGGTATTCGAAGGCGCCGCCCTGGTAGGACGCCACGGCGCTGTCCAGGTCTGAATGGGCGGTCATGATGATCACCGGCAGCCGTGGATGCTGCTCGCGAATCCGCGCCAGCAGGTCCAGGCCGCTGGCGCCGGGCATGCGGATGTCGGAGATGATGACGTCCGGTTGCTGACGCGCCAGGCGACTCATCACCCCGTCGGCGCTGTCGAAGCTCTGGGTGGTCATGCCTTCTTGTTGCAAGGCTTTCTCCAGGACCCAACGGATAGAACGGTCGTCATCGACGATCCACACGGTTTCACTACGGCTCATGTCGATGTGGCTCCTTGTTCCAGTGGCAGGAAGATCGAGAAAGTGGTGTGGCCGGGGTGGCTTTCACACTCGATCAAGCCCTGATGCTGACTGATGATGTTCTGGGTAATGGACAGGCCCAGCCCGGTACCGTCCGGACGACCGCTGACCATGGGAAAGAAGATGGTTTCCTGCAGCTCGGTGGGGATGCCCGGGCCGTTGTCGATGATTTCGATCTTGGTCACCAGGCGATGACGCACGTGGCCGATGGTGAACTGGCGCATGGCGCGGGTGCGCAGGCTGATGCGGCCCAGGCGCAGCTCGTTCTGGCTGCTGATGGCTTGCATCGCGTTGCGCACGATGTTCAGCACGGCCTGGATCATTTGTTCGCGGTCGATCAATACGTCGGGAATGCTTGGGTCGTAGTCGCGCACCAAGGTGATGCAGCCCTGGCTTTCGGCTTCCACGAGGCTGCTGACGCGCTCCAGCACCTCATGGACGTTGCACATCGCCAGGGACGGCAGCTTGTTCGAGCCGAGCATGCGGTCCACCAGGTTTCGCAGGCGGTCAGCTTCCTCGATGATGACGTTGGTGTAGTCCTTGAGGCTTTCTTCCGGCAGCTCGCGGGCGAGTAACTGCGCGGCGCCGCGAATCCCGCCGAGGGGGTTCTTGATCTCGTGGGCCAGGCCGCGCACCAACATCTTGCTGGTTTCCTGCTTGGACAGCTGGGCCTCTTCCTTGGTGATGCGCAGCAGGCGATCACGAGGGTGGACTTCCAGCAGCAGCAAGGTGGCGCCGTTGTTCAGGATCGGGGTGACGGCGTAGTCCACGGTCAGGGTCTGGCCGGTCAGGGCGGTGAGCATCGCTTCGCGCTTGGTGAAGGGATGAGCCTGTTCCACCGCTTGGCGCAAGGAGTTGAGGGCCTCGGCGGATTCAGTAAACAACTCGCTGATGAACTGCCCATGGCTGCGCTGGCCGCTGACGGCCAGGAGCATCTCCGCCGCCGGGTTCATGTACTCGAGGCGCAATTGGGCGTCGAGCAGGATGGTCGCGGTGGTGAGGTTATCGAGTAGCAAGCGGTGTAGTGCGTCGCTAATGGTCATCAGGACCTCTTTTGGAGCGTAGCAAGCACGCGTATGACGCGCCGGTACAAGGAAAATGCAAAAAACAAACCAAGGCTCCGAAAAGAAGCGTTTAGAGCCCTAAAAAGGCTTTATCCGCCCATTTGCGTGGCGTTTTGCCAGTTTTTACGGGTACTTTCGAACCAGAATGGGATGAGGCCTGGGTATCCGTGCAAGCATGCGCACCAATATAGTGCGTCTGCCTGGGCGGTGTTAGAAGAACGGCAGGATGCTGCTTTCTTCTTCTTTGGGTTTGTCGGCGAGGGGGCATTCGGGGCGCTGGCCGTAATCAGCGCTGACACAAGGTTTGACACGGCGTTTCTGCGCCAGGGACATGCGCTGCATATGGAAGGGCTGGTTGGCGGTGCGTTCGACGATGCGGTCTTGCTCATCGAGGATTTCCACCGCCAGATGATGGGTGCCTCGATCAATGTTGCTCAGGGCAAACACCGGGCTTGGCCCCGGTGCGCCCGTGGGTTGGCCGTCGAGCAGCAGGCGGTAGCGGTGGCCTTTTTGCAGCTGGGGTTCGCTGGTGGCGCTGACGATCAGCTCCCCGGCAGTGCTGCGTATCGTGGCGTCTGGTTCGGGGATCAATAGGCGCAGCATTTCGTAATGGAACAGCGGCTCGGACGGCGCTTTGGGCGTTGGCGTCGGGGCAGTACCTGGGGGTGACGGCATCCGGTTGCCGGGTGGCAGCTGCACTTTCTTCGCATTGCCGGGGCGCGGCTGATCGGTGAAGACGCGATTGCCTTGGGCATCGATGTAGGTATAGACCTGCGCCACGCCCGGCAGCGCGACCAGCGAGAGGCTCAGGGCGAGCAGCCAGCGGATCACGGCTGGTGCACCCGTTGCACGGTGAAAGTCACGGTTTCGCTCTGTTGCACGAGATGTTCCCCGTCGATGACTTGCACCGCCAGGCTGTGCTCGCCCCGATCGATGTTCACCAATTGCAGGCGCGGCACGTTGGTCGACTGGCCATAGGGTTGCCCATCCAGCAGCAGCCGGAACAGATGGGGACTTTGCAGGCGCGGTTGAGCCCGAACGCCAACGGTGAACGTGCCGTTATTGGCGCGCAGGGCCTCCTCGGTAGGAATGTCCGTCAATTCCAGCACCTCATAGGCGTTGCGTGGTTCGTCCTTGGCTGCGGGCGCGGGTGCTGTGGGCGCGTTCGGGCTGGCAGGGGGCTGGCGTTCGATGCTGTTGAGCGGCGGCAATTCTACCGTCTGGGCCGGTACGCCTTGGGGCGGCTGGTTGCTGTAGGCGGTATTGCCTTCGGCGTCGGTGTACTTGTAGATCTGGGCAGCGGCAGGCAGCGCCAATAGCAGCAACAACATTGGAAAACTACGACCCATAAAATCGACCGAAAACTAAAAGTGTTGGGTTGCAGCATAGGTCAGGGAGGGTCATTGGCCCAAGTTGTTGCACGCAACGCCTGTGGGAGCGGGCTTGCTCGCGAAAGCGGTGTGTCAGTCACCTGGATGTTGGCTGTACTGGCCCCTTCGCGAGCAAGCCCGCTCCCACATTGGCTCGGTGTCGTTTGTCTCAGACTTTTGGAGCGATACACAGCTCTGCGGTCGCCCGGATCAGGGCAAGCCGGTGCACCGGGTGTTGCTTGTTGCTGTGGGTGGCCTGGGCCAGCCATTGCGGGCACTGCGGGTCGGTGCGGTAGGGGGCGAAGTCGGCCAGTTGCTGCAGCAGGCGCTTTTGCAATCGGTCAAGCTGCGGACGAATCTGTCCCACCAGGTCCGGGCGTGGCAGGTCCGGGGCCTTGCCTTCCAAAGTCCAGTCGGACAAGTTGATGTATTGCACCAGTTTGTTGGCTTCTATCTGGGCGGCGAAAAAAGCTTCCACGGTTTCGCTCGTCAGCTTGTAGGCCGGCGCCTGGGCGACGGCGGCAGCAATGACTTCACGCTCGCGCTGACGGTCTTCTACCGGTTTATGACTGTCCCATTTGCTCAAGGCTACCTGGTCGGCGATGGCCAGGCGTTCGCCAATGGCGTTCAGCAGCGGGGTCAGGGCTTCGGGGGCGGGAGCGGCTTGCGCGGCGGTGGACAGCAGCGCGGCACAGAGGGCAAGGCCAAGTTTGAAGCGCAAAGTCATGGGCAGTCTCGTCTTCTAGGGAGGAACAACGAGCCATCATGCACGCAACCTGTGCCCATAAAAAAGGCCTCCCGAAGGAGGCCTCTCTTTATTCACGCCGCGTGTTGCGACGCTACCGGATCAGCAGCTGTAGTACAGCTCGTATTCCAGTGGGTGTACGAAGGTGCGAACCTTGATTTCTTCTTCGCTTTTCAGTGCGATGTAAGCATCGATGAAGTCATCGCTGAATACGCCGCCCTTGGTCAGGAACGCACGGCCCTTGTCCAACTCTTCCAGGGCTTCTTTCAGGCTGCCGCAAACCTGTGGGATTTCCTTGGCCTCTTCAGGCGGCAGGTCATACAGGTTTTTGTCAGCGGCATCGCCAGGGTGGATCTTGTTCTGGATACCGTCCAGGCCGGCCATCATCAGAGCAGCGAAGGCCAGGTATGGGTTGGCAGCCGGATCCGGGAAGCGAGCTTCGATACGGCGAGCTTTAGGGCTGTTCACGTAAGGAATACGGATCGAGGCGGAACGGTTACGAGCCGAGTAGGCCAGCATGACCGGTGCTTCGAAGCCTGGTACCAGACGCTTGTAGGAGTTGGTCGACGGGTTGGTGAAGCCGTTCAGGGCCTTACCGTGCTTGATGATACCGCCGATGAAGTACAGGGCGGTGTCCGACAGGCCGGCATAGCCTTCGCCTGCGAAGGTGTTCTTGCCGTCTTTGGAGATCGACATGTGAACGTGCATGCCCGAACCGTTATCGCCGTACAGAGGCTTAGGCATGAAGGTCGCGGTACGACCGTATGCATCGGCAACGTTGTGTACGCAGTACTTCAGGGTCTGGACTTCGTCAGCCTTCTTGACCAGCGTGTTGAATTTCACGCCGATTTCGTTCTGGCCGGCAGTCGCCACTTCGTGGTGGTGAACTTCGACGGTCTGGCCCATCTCTTCCAGTGCGTTGCACATGGAGGTACGGATTTCGTGGTCGAAATCGAACGGAGGAACCGGGAAGTACCCGCCTTTGATGCCTGGGCGGTGGCCTTTGTTGCCGCCTTCCACGTCCTGGTCGGACATCCACGAACCTTGTTCGGAGAAGATCTTGAACATGGAGCCGGAGATGTCGGACTTGAATTTGACCGAGTCGAAGATGAAGAACTCAGGCTCCGGACCGAAGAAAGCGGTGTCGCCGATACCGGTGGACTTCAGGTATTCCTCGGCGCGGTGGGCGATGGCGCGTGGGTCGCGGTCATAGCCTTGCATGGTGGACGGTTCGATGATGTCGCAGACCAGGATCAGGGTCGGCTCTTCGGTGAACGGGTCCAGGACGGCGGTTTCGTCGTCCGGCATCAGGATCATGTCGGAGGCTTCGATGCCTTTCCAGCCAGAGATGGAGGAGCCGTCGAACATTTTCCCGATTTCAAAGAATTCGTCGTCCAGCGCATCACGGGCCGGCATGGTCACGTGATGTTGAGTACCTTTGGTGTCAGTGAAGCGCAGATC is a window from the Pseudomonas brassicacearum genome containing:
- a CDS encoding chorismate mutase; translation: MTLRFKLGLALCAALLSTAAQAAPAPEALTPLLNAIGERLAIADQVALSKWDSHKPVEDRQREREVIAAAVAQAPAYKLTSETVEAFFAAQIEANKLVQYINLSDWTLEGKAPDLPRPDLVGQIRPQLDRLQKRLLQQLADFAPYRTDPQCPQWLAQATHSNKQHPVHRLALIRATAELCIAPKV
- the secB gene encoding protein-export chaperone SecB — translated: MTDQQNTAASEEEAAPQFSLQRIYVRDLSFEAPKSPAIFRQQWEPSVGLDLNTRQKALEDDFHEVVLTLSVTVKNGDEVAFIAEVQQAGIFLIKNLDAASMSHTLGAFCPNILFPYARETLDSLVTRGSFPALMLAPVNFDALYAQELQRMQQEGGATVQ
- the grxC gene encoding glutaredoxin 3, producing MAHVVVYSSDYCPYCSRAKFLLQNKGVAFEEIKVDGKPQLRAEMTQKAGRTSVPQIWIGSTHVGGCDDLFALERAGKLDALLKA
- the trmL gene encoding tRNA (uridine(34)/cytosine(34)/5-carboxymethylaminomethyluridine(34)-2'-O)-methyltransferase TrmL; translation: MFHVILFQPEIPPNTGNVIRLCANSGCHLHLIEPLGFEMDDKRLRRAGLDYHEYATLQRHADLASCLESLGHPRLFAFTTKGSRPFHDARFVAGDAFVFGPESRGLPAEVLDALPAEQRLRLPMREGCRSLNLSNTVAVAVYEAWRQNGFQ
- the glnL gene encoding nitrogen regulation protein NR(II), yielding MTISDALHRLLLDNLTTATILLDAQLRLEYMNPAAEMLLAVSGQRSHGQFISELFTESAEALNSLRQAVEQAHPFTKREAMLTALTGQTLTVDYAVTPILNNGATLLLLEVHPRDRLLRITKEEAQLSKQETSKMLVRGLAHEIKNPLGGIRGAAQLLARELPEESLKDYTNVIIEEADRLRNLVDRMLGSNKLPSLAMCNVHEVLERVSSLVEAESQGCITLVRDYDPSIPDVLIDREQMIQAVLNIVRNAMQAISSQNELRLGRISLRTRAMRQFTIGHVRHRLVTKIEIIDNGPGIPTELQETIFFPMVSGRPDGTGLGLSITQNIISQHQGLIECESHPGHTTFSIFLPLEQGATST
- a CDS encoding rhodanese-like domain-containing protein, which gives rise to MVAHLIEFATNHYILVGIFVVLLALLVAHTMQGGGRSLSTGELTALVNKDAGVVVDIRPSKDYAAGHIVGAVNIPQDKLIARIGELEKHKAKTLILVDAQGQHAGTLARELMKSGFTAAKLSGGVSSWKADNLPLVK
- a CDS encoding DUF4124 domain-containing protein, which produces MIRWLLALSLSLVALPGVAQVYTYIDAQGNRVFTDQPRPGNAKKVQLPPGNRMPSPPGTAPTPTPKAPSEPLFHYEMLRLLIPEPDATIRSTAGELIVSATSEPQLQKGHRYRLLLDGQPTGAPGPSPVFALSNIDRGTHHLAVEILDEQDRIVERTANQPFHMQRMSLAQKRRVKPCVSADYGQRPECPLADKPKEEESSILPFF
- the ntrC gene encoding nitrogen regulation protein NR(I) yields the protein MSRSETVWIVDDDRSIRWVLEKALQQEGMTTQSFDSADGVMSRLARQQPDVIISDIRMPGASGLDLLARIREQHPRLPVIIMTAHSDLDSAVASYQGGAFEYLPKPFDVDEAVSLVKRANQHAQEQQGMEEVPALARTPEIIGEAPAMQEVFRAIGRLSHSNITVLINGESGTGKELVAHALHRHSPRAASPFIALNMAAIPKDLMESELFGHEKGAFTGAANLRRGRFEQADGGTLFLDEIGDMPADTQTRLLRVLADGEFYRVGGHTPVKVDVRIIAATHQNLETLVHAGKFREDLFHRLNVIRIHIPRMADRREDIPTLARHFLSRAAQELAVEPKLLKSETEEYLKNLPWPGNVRQLENTCRWITVMASGREVHISDLPPELLSLPQDSAPVTNWEQALRQWADQALARGQSSLLDSAVPSFERIMIETALKHTAGRRRDAAVLLGWGRNTLTRKIKELGMKVDGGDDDDGEEG
- the gpmI gene encoding 2,3-bisphosphoglycerate-independent phosphoglycerate mutase; this encodes MTTTPKPLVLMILDGFGHSDSHESNAVYAAKKPVLDRLWASVPNGLISGSGMDVGLPDGQMGNSEVGHMNLGAGRVVYQDFTRVTKSIRDGEFFENPTICAAVDKAVAAGKAVHFMGLLSDGGVHSHQDHLIAMAELAFKRGAEKIYLHAFLDGRDTPPKSATSSIELLDATFQALGKGRIASIVGRYYAMDRDNRWDRVAQAYNLIVDGSAEFNAATAQEGLQAAYERGESDEFVKATTIGEPVKVEDGDAVVFMNFRADRARELTRVFVEDDFKEFERARQPKLAGFVMLTQYAASIPAPSAFAAGSLENVLGDYLAKNGKTQLRIAETEKYAHVTFFFSGGREEPFPGEERILIPSPKVATYDLQPEMSAPEVTDRIVEAIENQRYDVIVVNYANGDMVGHSGVFDAAVKAVECLDTCVGRIVEALEKVGGEALITADHGNVEQMSDESTGQAHTAHTTEPVPFIYVGKRDFKVRDGGVLADVAPTMLMLLGMEKPAEMTGTSILV
- a CDS encoding DUF4124 domain-containing protein, with the protein product MGRSFPMLLLLLALPAAAQIYKYTDAEGNTAYSNQPPQGVPAQTVELPPLNSIERQPPASPNAPTAPAPAAKDEPRNAYEVLELTDIPTEEALRANNGTFTVGVRAQPRLQSPHLFRLLLDGQPYGQSTNVPRLQLVNIDRGEHSLAVQVIDGEHLVQQSETVTFTVQRVHQP
- the glnA gene encoding type I glutamate--ammonia ligase, with product MSKSVQLIKDHDVKWIDLRFTDTKGTQHHVTMPARDALDDEFFEIGKMFDGSSISGWKGIEASDMILMPDDETAVLDPFTEEPTLILVCDIIEPSTMQGYDRDPRAIAHRAEEYLKSTGIGDTAFFGPEPEFFIFDSVKFKSDISGSMFKIFSEQGSWMSDQDVEGGNKGHRPGIKGGYFPVPPFDFDHEIRTSMCNALEEMGQTVEVHHHEVATAGQNEIGVKFNTLVKKADEVQTLKYCVHNVADAYGRTATFMPKPLYGDNGSGMHVHMSISKDGKNTFAGEGYAGLSDTALYFIGGIIKHGKALNGFTNPSTNSYKRLVPGFEAPVMLAYSARNRSASIRIPYVNSPKARRIEARFPDPAANPYLAFAALMMAGLDGIQNKIHPGDAADKNLYDLPPEEAKEIPQVCGSLKEALEELDKGRAFLTKGGVFSDDFIDAYIALKSEEEIKVRTFVHPLEYELYYSC